The following are encoded in a window of Halosolutus halophilus genomic DNA:
- a CDS encoding M14 family metallopeptidase yields the protein MHRRTFLKATGAATVGVTAVGAASAAPDRERYRPGGPALGQPNAINLNAFHTNAQLTAALESIARQSGRVSLRERGRSAGRNDPIWEVQVGGGDVDVHLVTQIHGDEAIGTEAALKLIRRLGLSDSRQVDHILENLSFTIIPRVNPDGAMYRYDVDGDGGKERVGRRYNTQAWTADQSRYRPYYHYDPDGQAPGYDMNRDFNVRPPSEFDPRTDDDAAWWADEQYLDMPYEGHTLFGSGLRLAPEVRAVTESFMETNPDYAITHHHKGGSLYPGSDEGKRPTKQTLMSVMAAYGPEYLDRSPFYPADHAPVSEAVNPFLDAETSARSIKLNSLVIEALAERGDSVFDSITRYGYFPLWGSYLDGLCPNVANGGDGVAGMLYEVAYQTDDLGQKAFGRQLELTTVGFLESFAALADDPALGEYSVEPYFETPLYGQGIQPR from the coding sequence ATGCACCGCAGAACGTTCCTCAAGGCGACTGGCGCAGCGACAGTTGGAGTGACGGCCGTTGGCGCGGCGAGCGCTGCGCCGGACCGCGAGCGGTACCGGCCGGGCGGGCCCGCGCTCGGGCAACCGAACGCGATCAATCTGAACGCGTTTCACACGAACGCGCAACTCACGGCGGCGCTCGAATCCATCGCGCGCCAGAGCGGCCGGGTTTCGCTGCGAGAACGCGGCCGTTCGGCCGGCCGGAACGACCCGATCTGGGAAGTGCAGGTCGGCGGCGGCGACGTCGATGTCCACCTGGTCACGCAGATCCACGGCGACGAAGCGATCGGAACCGAGGCGGCGCTCAAGCTGATCCGGCGCCTCGGGCTGAGCGATTCGCGCCAGGTCGATCACATCCTCGAGAACCTCTCGTTCACGATCATTCCCCGGGTCAACCCCGACGGCGCGATGTATCGCTACGACGTCGACGGCGACGGGGGGAAAGAACGAGTCGGGCGCCGATACAACACCCAGGCGTGGACCGCCGACCAGTCGCGGTATCGGCCGTACTACCACTACGACCCCGACGGTCAGGCGCCGGGCTACGATATGAACCGGGACTTCAACGTGCGGCCGCCCTCGGAGTTCGACCCGCGCACGGACGACGACGCCGCGTGGTGGGCCGACGAGCAGTACTTGGACATGCCCTACGAAGGGCACACGCTCTTCGGGAGCGGCCTCCGCTTGGCACCCGAAGTGCGCGCCGTCACGGAGTCGTTTATGGAGACGAACCCCGATTACGCGATCACTCACCACCACAAAGGCGGGAGCCTGTATCCGGGAAGCGACGAGGGGAAGCGCCCGACAAAACAGACGCTCATGAGCGTGATGGCGGCGTACGGTCCGGAGTACCTCGACCGTTCGCCGTTCTACCCGGCCGATCACGCCCCCGTTTCGGAGGCGGTCAACCCGTTCCTCGATGCCGAGACTAGCGCGCGATCGATCAAGCTGAACTCGCTGGTCATCGAGGCCCTCGCCGAACGCGGGGACAGCGTCTTCGACAGCATCACCCGCTACGGCTACTTCCCCCTGTGGGGATCGTACCTCGACGGCCTGTGTCCGAACGTCGCCAACGGCGGCGACGGGGTCGCGGGGATGCTCTACGAGGTCGCCTATCAGACCGACGACCTCGGCCAGAAAGCGTTCGGTCGCCAGCTGGAACTCACGACGGTCGGCTTCCTCGAGTCGTTCGCCGCGCTCGCCGACGACCCCGCTCTCGGCGAGTATAGCGTGGAGCCCTACTTCGAGACGCCGCTGTACGGCCAGGGGATCCAACCACGGTGA
- the ggt gene encoding gamma-glutamyltransferase — MSERYESPAQENRTGTDGSPPGINRRRFLALTGTTAGALTAGTTPTTAASRAATDVSGFSCDHPQFTCGREITAADGMVSTVDPIAGGVAARVLREGGNAIDAAIALQYVLNVTQPHGSGIGGGGFMVVYDAEADSVDVVNSRERASQGATPDMFLDDDGEELPFSQAIQTGEAMGTPGTLKGLETARERYGSRSRQRLIEPAIDLARNGFTVDWFLAEQIAANTGKFNDAALEVFSDENGTLYEEGDTMTNPDLAETLERIKRDGAEAFYEGPIAEDLAAEIQRHARDPDRTVDEADLARYDVTLDDPVRKEWRDVELVGQPLPSSGPTVVSMILRMLEFLEIDDYDLRSPEMYHLLAEAIIVAWGDRMEYMGDPEFVDVPIDGLLSDEYLQERAEMIELGQSVLTEGCFGGGETDRISTGGQTTHFSVVDRWGNAVSYTSTIEQFMGSGKMVPGRGFMINNELTDFDRTPGGANEPEPWKRPLSSMSPMMVLRDGKPEFTAGSPGGWRIITSTMQAILFRYVYGLDPLAAITEPSIYTHYCGGIGWDAGVPAEARQRTSEWGQDWDDTPSTLGNVQVIDIGEDELTGAADPNRDGQAVGFDRPGRGRGRGRRRD, encoded by the coding sequence ATGTCGGAACGATACGAGTCACCAGCGCAGGAGAACCGAACCGGAACCGACGGGAGCCCCCCGGGAATCAACCGCCGTCGGTTCCTCGCGCTCACTGGAACGACCGCTGGCGCGCTCACGGCCGGTACGACTCCGACGACGGCAGCGTCTCGGGCGGCCACCGACGTCTCCGGCTTTAGCTGCGACCACCCGCAGTTCACTTGCGGCCGCGAAATCACCGCCGCCGATGGGATGGTCTCGACGGTCGATCCGATCGCCGGCGGCGTCGCCGCACGCGTCCTCCGGGAGGGCGGGAACGCGATCGACGCGGCGATCGCGCTCCAGTACGTCCTGAACGTGACCCAACCCCACGGCTCGGGCATCGGCGGCGGCGGATTCATGGTCGTCTACGACGCCGAGGCGGACTCGGTCGACGTCGTCAACAGCCGCGAGCGCGCGTCCCAGGGGGCCACCCCCGACATGTTCCTCGACGACGACGGGGAGGAGCTCCCCTTTTCGCAGGCGATCCAGACCGGTGAGGCGATGGGGACCCCCGGAACGCTGAAAGGGCTCGAGACGGCGCGCGAACGGTACGGCAGTCGGTCCCGACAGCGGCTGATCGAACCGGCGATCGACCTCGCCCGCAACGGGTTCACGGTCGACTGGTTCCTCGCCGAGCAGATCGCGGCCAACACCGGGAAGTTCAACGACGCGGCCCTCGAGGTCTTCAGCGACGAGAACGGGACCCTCTACGAGGAGGGCGACACGATGACCAACCCCGACCTGGCCGAGACGCTCGAACGCATCAAGCGCGACGGCGCCGAGGCCTTCTACGAGGGGCCGATCGCCGAGGACCTGGCGGCGGAGATCCAGCGCCACGCCCGCGACCCCGATCGCACCGTCGACGAGGCCGACCTCGCGAGGTACGACGTTACGCTCGACGACCCGGTCCGCAAGGAGTGGCGCGACGTCGAACTCGTCGGCCAGCCGCTCCCGAGCTCCGGGCCCACCGTCGTGTCGATGATCCTCCGGATGCTCGAGTTCCTCGAGATCGACGACTACGACCTCCGGTCGCCGGAGATGTACCACCTGCTCGCCGAGGCGATCATCGTCGCCTGGGGCGATCGGATGGAGTACATGGGCGACCCCGAGTTCGTCGACGTTCCCATCGACGGCCTGCTCTCGGACGAGTACCTCCAGGAACGCGCGGAGATGATCGAACTCGGGCAGTCGGTCCTGACCGAGGGCTGTTTCGGAGGCGGCGAGACGGATCGGATCAGTACCGGCGGCCAGACGACGCACTTCTCGGTCGTCGACCGGTGGGGGAACGCGGTCTCGTACACCTCGACGATCGAGCAATTCATGGGCTCGGGCAAGATGGTTCCCGGTCGCGGGTTCATGATCAACAACGAACTCACGGACTTCGATCGCACGCCGGGCGGCGCGAACGAGCCCGAACCCTGGAAACGCCCGCTGAGCAGCATGAGCCCGATGATGGTCCTCCGCGACGGCAAACCGGAGTTCACCGCCGGTTCGCCCGGCGGGTGGCGGATCATCACCTCGACGATGCAGGCGATCCTCTTCCGGTACGTCTACGGGCTCGACCCGCTGGCGGCGATCACCGAGCCGAGTATCTATACCCACTACTGCGGGGGAATCGGCTGGGACGCGGGCGTCCCCGCGGAGGCCCGGCAACGCACCTCGGAGTGGGGCCAAGACTGGGACGACACCCCAAGCACCCTCGGCAACGTCCAGGTCATCGACATCGGCGAGGACGAACTGACCGGCGCGGCTGATCCGAACCGCGACGGTCAGGCCGTCGGCTTCGACCGGCCCGGACGCGGTCGCGGGCGGGGCCGGCGACGCGACTGA
- a CDS encoding Re/Si-specific NAD(P)(+) transhydrogenase subunit alpha has product MIVGVPTETAEDENRVAVIPSVAADLIDDGHEVIVAAGAGEASNWADTEYEAVGCEVLSDRKAVFERADVVFQVRGLGSADVETDPYEEGQIAIGMYSPYEIADGTLEELADQNVSAFSLELMPRISRAQSMDALSSQSSLGGYKATLLAAEELPRMFPMEMTAAATIQPADVFVIGAGVAGLKAIATAERLGAATRAYDIRLEVKREVESLGADFVELDLETEGSGDEEGYAQEMDEEFYAEQRKQMKRVVPESDVVITTAAIPGAPAPELVSTEMIERMDPGSVIVDLAAPTGGNCEPTVADETVHHEGVTIFGPTNLPSRVSHTASQQYANNLRSFLENLLDEDGNLDIDVEDEIIDSTLLVHAGAVRNPHVNDEDDTDTNDSEPDETVDEDEDDYVEATDAE; this is encoded by the coding sequence GTGATCGTCGGCGTCCCTACCGAGACGGCCGAAGACGAGAACCGCGTCGCAGTCATCCCGTCCGTCGCCGCGGACCTGATCGACGACGGCCACGAGGTCATCGTCGCGGCCGGGGCCGGCGAGGCTTCGAACTGGGCCGATACGGAGTACGAAGCCGTCGGCTGTGAGGTACTTTCGGACCGAAAGGCGGTGTTCGAACGGGCCGACGTCGTCTTCCAGGTCCGCGGGCTCGGTTCCGCGGACGTCGAGACCGATCCGTACGAAGAGGGCCAGATAGCCATCGGGATGTACAGTCCGTACGAGATCGCCGATGGTACTCTCGAGGAACTGGCTGACCAAAACGTGAGCGCATTCTCACTCGAGTTGATGCCCCGAATCAGCCGGGCACAAAGCATGGACGCGCTATCGTCACAATCCAGCCTCGGTGGGTACAAGGCCACTCTGCTGGCTGCAGAGGAACTTCCCAGAATGTTCCCGATGGAGATGACCGCTGCTGCCACCATCCAGCCGGCGGACGTGTTCGTCATCGGAGCTGGCGTCGCCGGCCTCAAAGCCATCGCAACTGCCGAACGGCTCGGGGCGGCCACGCGCGCCTACGATATCCGGCTCGAGGTCAAACGTGAGGTCGAGAGCCTCGGCGCTGATTTCGTCGAACTCGACCTCGAAACTGAGGGGTCGGGTGATGAGGAGGGCTATGCCCAGGAGATGGACGAGGAGTTCTACGCCGAGCAACGCAAGCAGATGAAGCGGGTCGTCCCCGAATCGGACGTGGTCATCACGACGGCAGCTATCCCTGGCGCGCCCGCACCGGAGCTGGTCTCGACAGAAATGATCGAGCGGATGGATCCCGGATCGGTCATTGTCGACCTCGCGGCCCCGACCGGGGGCAACTGTGAGCCCACCGTGGCCGATGAGACGGTCCACCACGAGGGAGTCACCATCTTCGGGCCGACGAACCTGCCCTCGAGGGTCAGCCACACTGCGAGCCAGCAGTACGCCAATAACCTGCGTAGCTTTCTCGAGAACCTGCTCGACGAGGACGGCAACCTCGATATCGACGTCGAGGACGAAATCATCGACTCGACGCTTCTGGTCCACGCGGGAGCCGTTCGGAATCCACACGTCAATGACGAGGACGACACGGACACGAATGACAGCGAACCCGACGAGACGGTGGATGAGGACGAAGACGATTACGTGGAGGCAACTGATGCCGAGTAA
- a CDS encoding NAD(P) transhydrogenase subunit alpha: MTFVENLTLFVLAAFVGYEIITKIPTNLHTPLMSGANAISGITLLGSVVVAGSGSTTIATVLGFLAVVMATINVIGGYLVSHFMLDQFSHGGRN, encoded by the coding sequence ATGACGTTCGTCGAGAATCTGACGCTATTCGTGCTGGCTGCCTTCGTCGGCTACGAAATAATCACAAAGATCCCGACCAATCTGCACACGCCGCTAATGTCCGGGGCGAACGCCATCTCGGGGATTACGCTGCTGGGGTCGGTCGTAGTTGCCGGATCGGGGTCGACGACGATAGCGACGGTGCTCGGCTTTCTGGCGGTCGTCATGGCGACGATCAACGTCATCGGCGGTTATCTGGTGAGTCACTTCATGCTCGACCAGTTCAGTCACGGAGGACGTAATTGA
- a CDS encoding NAD(P)(+) transhydrogenase (Re/Si-specific) subunit beta — MTGIIGGLPDSILQFTYLVAGVLFIQGLRDMTHPRTATRGNKISSGGMFLAVVVTILWFEVLSPLVLGAGLLVGGAIGVWLAVTVETTEMPQLVGLFNGFGGGASALVAGAELIDVMESGNSLSVGLASTAAIAGIIGAVTFWGSLVAAGKLHGVVGDSPVSETVGHGIKVLFLSAAVMAGLFLIVRPGTFGSAPLAAWIPSYWVLVAAASVLGIFLVVPIGGADMPVVIALLNSYSGLAAATTGFVLNNTVLIIAGTLVGASGLILTVIMCESMNRSLTNVLFGGLGTGDRDSEDMEDIYEGKITESSPEEIVMLMETAQRVVIVPGYGMAVAQAQHAVAELVELLDENGVDVEFGIHPVAGRMPGHMNALLAEADVPYGKMRELEEVNPTFSQTDLVIVTGANDVVNPKANTDDSSPISGMPVLNVAEAQSVAVNKRSLSPGFSGIPNPLFAEDNASMLFGDAKESMQGLVNEYKDATS, encoded by the coding sequence ATGACGGGTATTATCGGCGGGCTGCCGGACTCGATCCTTCAGTTCACGTATCTCGTCGCCGGCGTCCTGTTCATTCAGGGGCTCCGGGATATGACCCACCCGCGGACGGCGACGCGCGGGAACAAAATCTCCTCCGGAGGGATGTTCCTCGCGGTGGTCGTCACTATCCTCTGGTTCGAGGTTCTCTCCCCGCTGGTTCTGGGTGCCGGGCTGCTCGTCGGCGGAGCGATCGGCGTCTGGCTGGCCGTCACCGTCGAGACGACGGAGATGCCGCAGTTGGTCGGGCTGTTCAACGGGTTCGGCGGCGGCGCGTCCGCGCTGGTCGCAGGTGCGGAACTGATCGACGTGATGGAATCCGGTAACTCACTCTCCGTGGGGTTAGCCTCGACGGCCGCAATCGCCGGCATCATCGGAGCTGTCACGTTCTGGGGCAGCCTCGTCGCCGCCGGGAAGCTCCACGGGGTAGTCGGGGATTCGCCGGTTAGCGAGACCGTCGGCCACGGCATCAAGGTCCTCTTCTTGTCGGCGGCCGTGATGGCCGGCCTGTTCCTGATCGTCCGACCGGGGACTTTCGGGTCGGCACCGCTGGCCGCGTGGATACCATCCTACTGGGTGCTGGTCGCGGCCGCGTCCGTTCTCGGTATCTTCCTCGTCGTCCCGATCGGCGGCGCGGATATGCCCGTGGTCATCGCCTTGCTTAACTCCTACTCCGGGCTGGCGGCAGCGACGACGGGGTTCGTGCTGAACAACACCGTCCTTATCATCGCTGGAACGCTCGTCGGTGCTTCGGGACTCATCCTGACGGTCATCATGTGCGAGTCGATGAACCGCTCGCTGACGAACGTTCTGTTCGGGGGACTCGGCACCGGTGACCGAGACAGCGAGGACATGGAGGACATCTACGAAGGGAAGATCACCGAATCCTCCCCCGAGGAGATCGTGATGCTCATGGAGACGGCCCAGCGCGTCGTCATCGTTCCCGGGTACGGGATGGCTGTCGCGCAGGCACAACACGCCGTCGCCGAACTCGTCGAACTCCTCGACGAGAACGGTGTCGACGTCGAGTTCGGTATCCATCCCGTCGCCGGTCGGATGCCCGGCCACATGAATGCGCTGCTGGCCGAAGCCGACGTACCCTACGGCAAGATGCGCGAACTCGAGGAGGTCAACCCGACCTTCTCACAAACTGACCTCGTGATCGTCACGGGTGCGAACGACGTCGTCAACCCGAAGGCAAACACCGACGACTCTAGTCCCATCAGCGGCATGCCCGTGCTGAACGTTGCAGAAGCACAATCGGTGGCCGTCAACAAGCGGAGTCTCAGTCCGGGCTTTTCCGGGATTCCGAACCCGCTGTTCGCGGAGGACAACGCGAGCATGCTCTTTGGCGACGCCAAAGAATCGATGCAGGGACTGGTCAACGAATACAAAGACGCGACTTCGTAA
- a CDS encoding SPFH domain-containing protein codes for MGPTIPFQTVPSVEPFAIVAMLVLGLALVTIWSLVEIVDAYEREALTVFGEYRTILEPGINFVPPFVNKTYTFDMRTQTIDVPRQEAITRDNSPVTADAVVYIRVMDAKRAFLEVEHYHNAVSNLAQTTLRAVLGDMELDETLNKRQQINAKIREELDEPTDEWGIRVESVEVREVNPSKDVQQAMEQQTAAERKRRAMILEAQGQRRSAIERADGDKQSNIIRAQGEKQSRILEAQGEAISTVLRARAAEAMGERAVINEGLSTLAEIGHSESTTFVLPQELTAMLGRYGKHLTGSDVTEGGHELESLPFDAETRDLIGLDEISEIVGEIDTLDVDALDREVPVETDGVEPAARADADAVEESEAE; via the coding sequence ATGGGACCCACGATACCGTTCCAAACCGTCCCTAGTGTCGAACCGTTCGCCATCGTCGCCATGCTCGTCCTCGGACTGGCGCTCGTGACCATCTGGTCGCTGGTCGAAATCGTCGACGCGTACGAGCGGGAGGCGCTCACCGTGTTCGGCGAGTACCGAACCATCCTCGAACCGGGGATCAACTTCGTCCCGCCGTTCGTCAACAAGACCTACACGTTCGACATGCGGACTCAGACGATCGACGTGCCGCGCCAGGAGGCGATCACGCGTGACAACTCGCCGGTCACCGCCGACGCGGTCGTCTACATTCGGGTGATGGACGCCAAACGCGCGTTCCTCGAGGTCGAGCATTACCACAACGCCGTCTCGAACCTCGCTCAAACGACGCTGCGTGCCGTGCTCGGCGACATGGAACTCGACGAGACGCTGAACAAGCGCCAGCAGATCAACGCCAAGATCCGCGAGGAACTCGACGAACCCACCGACGAGTGGGGGATCCGCGTCGAGAGCGTCGAGGTCCGCGAGGTCAACCCCTCGAAAGACGTCCAGCAGGCGATGGAGCAACAGACCGCCGCCGAGCGCAAGCGCCGGGCGATGATCCTCGAAGCCCAGGGCCAGCGCCGGTCCGCGATCGAGCGGGCCGACGGTGACAAGCAATCCAACATCATCCGCGCCCAGGGCGAGAAACAGAGCCGGATCCTCGAAGCCCAGGGGGAGGCGATCTCGACGGTGCTCCGGGCGCGGGCGGCCGAGGCAATGGGCGAACGCGCCGTAATCAACGAGGGACTGAGCACCCTCGCCGAAATCGGCCACAGCGAGTCGACCACGTTCGTCCTCCCGCAGGAGTTGACCGCGATGCTCGGTCGGTACGGGAAGCACCTCACCGGCAGCGACGTCACGGAGGGCGGTCACGAACTCGAGAGTCTCCCGTTCGATGCGGAGACGCGTGACCTGATCGGCCTCGACGAGATCAGCGAGATCGTCGGGGAGATCGATACGCTGGACGTCGACGCGCTGGATCGGGAGGTGCCGGTCGAGACCGACGGCGTCGAGCCCGCGGCCCGCGCGGATGCCGACGCGGTCGAAGAGTCCGAGGCGGAGTAA
- a CDS encoding Na+/H+ antiporter NhaC family protein — MTTRQVLVSLFAGVWIGALLVADWNPIGATALTMDWLVEVVRSPFDTKFIILILFMGAGAAFIYRSGGILALERWIGDRVDTARDSQILTWLIGVFIFFDSYTSTVVTGNATRELSQENRSSREMHAYALDSTTSPVTTFGPVSNWIGFQVSMIITGFEAAQFSADELGVTAFGLFLRSIPWNIYCFMAFFMVGFIAITQRFYGPMLDAEWRSRTTGKTIREDATPLSDVSADVGEPSEKNPSLVNFFAPIVVLLVVGLVSMWYLGGGHQPGVDISTAFQETDVALGLLYGAFAFMLTGFVGSLAYRTMDLEEASETIIDGFKTMVIALAIIVLAWAIGLAAENVGTAQYIVDVMVGSGVPGGFLPLIIFVAAMFVAFTTGTSWGTMAILTPLAIPLGYQLVGPSVLPVLVAVLFGGAIWGDHSSPISDTTVMSSIFAGSDHIDHVNTQIPFAATAAGVTAIVLVLYGFGLRNPVVALGLAFVLTAVAVLALNKLDARRKGLPEVMPTAEAIESGEVDVERIERGEVDGSNGSYDHLSPVTVTAVVIVVAYVALVFAFAALGG; from the coding sequence ATGACGACGCGGCAGGTGTTGGTGTCGTTGTTCGCCGGCGTCTGGATCGGGGCGTTGCTCGTCGCCGACTGGAACCCGATCGGCGCCACGGCGCTGACGATGGACTGGCTCGTAGAGGTGGTCCGATCGCCGTTCGACACGAAGTTCATCATCCTGATCCTGTTCATGGGCGCCGGGGCTGCGTTCATCTACCGCTCCGGTGGGATCCTGGCGCTGGAACGCTGGATCGGCGATCGGGTAGACACCGCGCGCGACTCGCAGATCCTCACCTGGCTGATCGGCGTGTTCATCTTCTTCGATTCCTACACCAGCACCGTCGTCACGGGCAACGCCACGCGGGAACTCTCCCAGGAGAACCGCTCGTCGAGGGAGATGCACGCGTACGCGCTCGACTCGACGACGTCGCCGGTGACGACGTTCGGGCCGGTGTCGAACTGGATCGGGTTTCAGGTGTCGATGATCATCACCGGCTTCGAGGCGGCGCAGTTCTCCGCCGACGAACTCGGCGTGACGGCGTTCGGACTGTTCCTCCGGTCGATCCCGTGGAACATCTACTGCTTCATGGCCTTTTTTATGGTCGGGTTCATCGCGATCACCCAGCGCTTTTACGGCCCGATGCTGGACGCCGAGTGGCGCTCCCGCACGACCGGGAAGACGATCCGCGAGGACGCGACGCCGCTGTCGGACGTCTCCGCCGACGTCGGCGAACCGAGCGAGAAGAACCCCTCGCTGGTGAACTTCTTTGCGCCGATCGTCGTCCTGCTCGTGGTCGGCCTCGTCTCGATGTGGTACCTCGGCGGGGGCCACCAGCCCGGCGTCGATATTTCGACGGCCTTCCAGGAGACCGACGTCGCGCTCGGCCTGCTGTACGGCGCGTTCGCGTTCATGCTCACCGGGTTCGTCGGCTCGCTCGCGTATCGGACGATGGACCTGGAGGAGGCCAGCGAGACGATCATCGACGGCTTCAAGACGATGGTAATCGCCCTCGCGATCATCGTGCTCGCGTGGGCCATCGGCCTGGCCGCCGAGAACGTGGGCACCGCCCAGTACATCGTGGACGTCATGGTCGGAAGCGGCGTCCCCGGCGGCTTCCTCCCGCTGATCATCTTCGTCGCCGCGATGTTCGTCGCGTTCACCACCGGGACCTCCTGGGGGACGATGGCGATCCTCACGCCCCTGGCGATCCCGCTTGGCTACCAGCTCGTCGGCCCGTCCGTGCTCCCGGTCCTGGTAGCAGTGCTGTTCGGCGGCGCCATCTGGGGCGACCACAGCTCACCGATCAGCGACACCACCGTGATGTCATCGATCTTCGCCGGCTCCGACCACATCGACCACGTCAACACGCAGATCCCCTTCGCCGCGACGGCCGCCGGCGTCACCGCGATCGTTCTCGTGCTGTACGGCTTCGGCCTGCGGAACCCGGTCGTCGCGCTTGGGCTCGCGTTCGTGCTGACGGCCGTGGCGGTCCTCGCACTCAACAAGCTCGACGCGCGGCGCAAGGGACTCCCCGAGGTGATGCCCACCGCCGAAGCCATCGAGTCCGGCGAGGTCGACGTCGAGCGCATCGAGCGCGGCGAGGTCGACGGGAGCAACGGCAGTTACGACCACCTGTCGCCGGTCACGGTCACGGCAGTCGTCATCGTCGTCGCGTACGTCGCGCTCGTGTTCGCGTTCGCGGCGCTCGGAGGATAA
- a CDS encoding helix-turn-helix domain-containing protein: MATEATFTVPSDQFPLGTVFEQLPGVTVELERIIPAKDVVIPYFWVRGTAIDDIEGAFLDHPGVENIQFIDSVADQYLLRVEWTLEYDGVLSTLMETKVPLIKAVGTNQQWTFDIRGDDRQDISRFQERCRELDIQITLTKLHALTPIESEAESALTDTQQEALVLAYERGYFNTPRDVTMADLGDELDITQQAVASRLRRGISSILGNVLAELGAPE; encoded by the coding sequence ATGGCTACTGAGGCGACCTTTACGGTTCCGTCCGACCAGTTCCCCCTGGGAACCGTGTTCGAACAACTTCCGGGAGTGACGGTCGAACTCGAGCGAATTATCCCCGCAAAAGACGTCGTGATCCCCTACTTCTGGGTTCGAGGGACTGCGATTGACGATATCGAGGGTGCGTTTCTCGACCATCCGGGCGTGGAGAATATCCAATTCATCGATTCCGTTGCAGACCAGTATCTGTTGCGTGTCGAGTGGACGCTGGAGTACGACGGTGTGTTGAGCACGCTGATGGAGACGAAGGTCCCGCTCATCAAGGCCGTCGGCACGAACCAGCAGTGGACGTTCGATATCCGTGGGGACGACCGCCAAGACATTTCGAGATTTCAAGAACGCTGCCGGGAGTTGGACATCCAGATCACGCTAACCAAACTGCACGCCCTTACGCCGATCGAGTCGGAGGCCGAGAGCGCGCTCACCGACACGCAGCAAGAGGCGCTGGTACTCGCGTACGAGCGCGGCTACTTCAACACGCCACGAGACGTGACGATGGCAGACCTCGGCGACGAACTCGACATCACACAGCAAGCAGTCGCGTCCCGACTCCGCCGCGGGATCAGTTCGATCCTCGGAAATGTGCTGGCCGAATTGGGCGCTCCGGAGTGA
- a CDS encoding DUF7344 domain-containing protein, translated as MVGPTIEFDTVLELCQDQHRRIVLAVLAHEKRSLTLNDLTKTILKHNHHAPIMEIPEAEATQIRISLYHMYIPALAELSLVEYDRERRLVEPTSRLEQLEPQLSAIISADPGLEPPVTL; from the coding sequence ATGGTTGGGCCTACCATCGAGTTCGACACGGTTCTCGAACTGTGTCAAGATCAACACCGGCGCATCGTCCTCGCGGTACTCGCACACGAGAAGCGGTCGTTAACGCTGAACGATCTCACGAAGACGATCCTCAAACACAATCATCACGCGCCCATTATGGAGATTCCCGAAGCGGAAGCGACGCAGATTCGGATCTCACTGTACCATATGTACATCCCGGCGCTAGCGGAGCTCTCGCTCGTCGAATACGATCGGGAACGTCGGCTGGTGGAACCGACATCCCGGTTGGAACAACTGGAGCCCCAGCTGTCGGCGATCATCAGTGCTGATCCCGGTCTCGAACCGCCAGTTACGCTGTGA
- a CDS encoding DUF7563 family protein: MVSSDFVRVFGDNRGRIDGCVHCLTSSELTGDAAESGFLPPAV; encoded by the coding sequence ATGGTGTCCAGCGATTTCGTCCGCGTCTTCGGGGACAACCGCGGACGAATCGATGGCTGCGTACACTGTCTCACATCGAGTGAACTCACCGGCGACGCAGCCGAGAGTGGGTTTCTGCCTCCGGCCGTATAA
- a CDS encoding metal-dependent hydrolase, which yields MLPLGHLAVAYLCYSLATRLRALSPPTAVPVLLVLGGSLFPDLVDKPLAWSLGLLPSGRSLGHSLLFLVPLAIGLSLLARRYGRGEYGIAFAIGAITHSLLDITPLLWDPTASVPFLFWPLIAVPIPPVLAAAHPPLGLFYRLSEVGFASLAVVRWRWDGSPGLEPLRAAIERDRKAPE from the coding sequence GTGCTCCCGCTCGGTCACCTCGCCGTCGCCTATCTCTGTTACAGCCTCGCGACCCGTCTCCGCGCTCTCAGCCCGCCGACGGCCGTCCCGGTTCTTCTCGTCCTCGGTGGGAGCCTCTTTCCGGATCTGGTCGACAAACCGCTGGCGTGGTCGCTCGGGCTCCTCCCCTCGGGTCGGTCACTTGGCCACTCGTTACTCTTCCTCGTCCCGCTCGCGATCGGGCTCTCTCTCCTCGCGCGGCGCTACGGCCGCGGCGAGTACGGAATCGCGTTCGCGATCGGCGCGATCACCCACAGTTTGCTCGATATCACGCCGCTGCTGTGGGACCCCACCGCGAGCGTTCCGTTTCTCTTCTGGCCGCTGATCGCGGTCCCGATCCCACCCGTGCTCGCCGCCGCTCACCCGCCGCTGGGTCTGTTCTACCGCCTCTCGGAGGTCGGCTTCGCATCCCTCGCGGTCGTCCGCTGGAGGTGGGACGGCTCTCCCGGGCTCGAGCCACTCCGTGCCGCCATCGAACGAGACAGGAAGGCACCGGAATAA